GCGGCATCGCGACCTCCGGCTCCGTGCAGGGTTCCGGCTCGCGGGGCGCCGGAGGCGTCCCGCATTCCGTTTCGTTAGGTTTCGAACCGCGAGGCGGCGCTTTTCACGAAAAAAGTCGGCCCGGCGGGCTCGCGGGCCGGCCGGCGTCCCGCGGCGGCTGCGGGAGGGAATCCCGCGAGCGAACGAGCCGGATCGCGGGATCAGCCGGGCAGCCCCAGCTCCTCGCGGTTCGCCGCCAGCGTGTCGATGACGAGCTGAATCAGCTCGGAAAGATCCACGCCGAGGATCTCGGCTCCGCGGCGGATCTCCTCCCGGTCGACCTTCTTCGCGAACGCCTTGTCCTTGAGCTTCTTGATCACCGACTTCGGCTTCATGCCGGTGAGGCCGGTGGGCCGGACGAGGCAGGCGGCCGAGACGAAGCCGGTCAGCTCGTCGGCGGCGAGCAGCGCGCGGGCGAGCAGGGTGCGCGGCTCGACGCCCCACTTCGTGTAGTGCGCGCTGACGGCGTGGGCGAGATCCTCCTCTCCGAGTTCGCGCAGCCTCGCCACGATCCGCGCCGGGTGCTCCTCGGGGAACGCCTCGTAGTCGGCGTCGTGGAGCAGGCCGGCGATCCCCCACTGCTCTTCGTCCTCGCCGTACCGGCGCGCCAGCGCTCGCATCACCAGCTCGACGCTTCGCGCATGGCGCAGCAGCGCTTCGCTCTTCGTCCACTCCCGGAGGATCGCCTCAGCTTGCGAGCGGTCCATCTCTGCCTCCTCACCCGGATCGTTCACGAGCCCCTCGGGGGGCGCCGCGCCGGCGCGCCGGTGGCGCCCGCGCCCGTCCCCGGCCGGGAGGCCCGGCGATCCGATCGACCGCGTGGCGCGCGCCCTGGCCGCCCGCGAGGCTCCGCGGGCGCGGGGCTGCCCGGCCAGACCTCGGCCGGCCGGGACGGCGGGCCGGCTCCCGAACGGGGTCCCGGGCTGTCCCGTTCGATGTCCCGCGAGTCCTCCGAGCCGGGCCGGTCAGCGCAACCCGGGTATCGTGCCGGAGCGGTGGCGCCACAGCCACCATGCCGCGGTCGACCGGCAGGGCCGCCACGCCTCGGCCCGCGAGGCGAGGCGCGCGGGAGACCAGGGCTCCTTCTCCCCGGCCAGCATGGCGGCGGCGGCGCGCAGGCCGAGGTCGGTGGCGGGGAAGACGTCCCGCCGCCCGAGGTGGAACAGCATGAAGATCGCCGCCGACCAGGGTCCGATTCCGGGGATCGCCACCAGCCTTCGCTCGATCTCCTCGTCCGAAAGGCGTGCGAGGCCGCGAGGGCGCAGCTCGCCCGACG
Above is a window of Acidobacteriota bacterium DNA encoding:
- a CDS encoding HD domain-containing protein; translated protein: MDRSQAEAILREWTKSEALLRHARSVELVMRALARRYGEDEEQWGIAGLLHDADYEAFPEEHPARIVARLRELGEEDLAHAVSAHYTKWGVEPRTLLARALLAADELTGFVSAACLVRPTGLTGMKPKSVIKKLKDKAFAKKVDREEIRRGAEILGVDLSELIQLVIDTLAANREELGLPG